From the genome of Prunus persica cultivar Lovell chromosome G8, Prunus_persica_NCBIv2, whole genome shotgun sequence:
ATCTGCAAGATCACGAATGCAGTTCTTCCTCAAGTCAAGAACCCCACTTTTAATCAGCTTCCTACAAATTGGCCCAACCATCGTAAAATAGTTGTTAGACAACGATAAATTGGCCAAGTTCCCTAATTCACACACCACCTCAGGCACCTTTCCATAGAGGAAGTTTCCGGCGAAATTAAGCTGCTCAATCTTCTCCAAGCATCCCAATGAACACGGCAACGGGCCGGTCAATTGGTTGTTTCCAGCATCAAACAGTGTTGCATCTTTTAGAAACCCTAGTTCATAAGGGATGCAACCCGTTATCAAATTATTCATGAGTAGAGCTTCTATCAAAGTTGATGAAGCGCTGCCAATGCTTTTTGGGATTGGCCCGGTGAATTTGTTGTTGGCTAAAGTGAGATAACGGGCTGGTGTAGCTCCAAGGTTGTCTGGAAGTTTTTGTAtgaatttgttgttgttaatgAAGAGGACGTCTAGGGTTTTCTTGAAAATTTGTGGTGGTACAGACCCAGTAAAAGAGTTGAAACGAATGTCCAAAAATGATAGGTTATTCATGGTGAGAACAGCCGTGGGGAAAGGGCCAAAGAAGTTGTTGTTGCTTATGTCAAGCTCGTAGAGATATTTGAGATTTGCAATCTTTGGAGAAATGATACCTGAATTAAAACATCAATATGAACACAAACGTCGACTTCAGGGTTTAAAATTTAGGATATATATCGACAGAAATTAAGGGTATGAAAATGTTGACTAAaatgtacccaaaaaaaaaaagaagacattattcaaattttgagaCCATATTGTACCTGAAAAGTTGTTCGAGTTTGCATGGAAGAGTGCAAGGTCAGGAAGTTGGTCGATGAAGCCGTCGATACTGGGAGCACTGAGTTGGAAGCCATTGAAATCGATGGAGGCGAGAGCAAAGGCGCTTTGATTGTCTGGTGGGCGATCACAGTAGAAGCCTTTGTAGGTGCATATATCCGAGCCAACCCAGGTTTGAGTGATGCCTAAAGGGTCTGAAGTGATGGTGTTCTTGAAGGCGTTTATTATAGGGTACACCAGAGCTAGTCTTTGGTCTGTGAAGTTCAAAAGCTCGGGGATAATTGGAGGTAATGCGGGGATTAGTGGTAGTGGAGGTAATGGGGGGAGTAAGGAAGATAATTGTGCTGGACTTTCAAAATTTGTGCAAATTACACTGGTGCAGAAACAAGGAAGGATGATGATCAACAAGGCATGAAGAAAACGGTTAATTAGTAAAAAGAAGCTTCCCATATCTTACAATTTAATTGAATGGCCTCAAGTGCAAGAGTTCGAAAGAACAGAAGAAGATATTATAGTTAAAAGGACATTTGGTAAGtgctctgtatatatatatatattctggATAGATTTGAAGTCTCAGTGTCATAATTAAAGTTTGTGCACATGACCAGACTTTACGGTAGTGGCTTTGACCCGAAACAATAGTTTTCCCACTCTTTTTCGGTAGGTGACGTTCCAGAGCGTTTATGCAGACATTTTTGGGTCCTTTTGTCTTCATTGCCTCCCTTTGTTTTATCTCTAGAAGATATGAATCATATGGTTCATTAGTAACATGCGTGGAAATTAATGGAAGTCTGACATTACCACTTTTGGTCTGTGGGGGATTGGAAAATGTTACAAGTACCTAACTTTTTTCACAATGTATTCACTCCCCCTTATGCATCGGAGATGGGGTTCTATATGGATTCCTTTTCGGGTGAAATAGTCATAAACAAGTGATCGCACGAGGAGAGAGTTCTAAAGCATTTTTCTTAGGGTGCTCGCGGTTTCAACAGCTTTGGTAGCTAGTTGTTTTCAAACTTTGACAGCTTGATCATCTTGACTTAGGATAGCAACCCAAGTACGTaataatgaataaaatatttgtgTATCACATTTTGTTATTGATTCATAttcctatgttttttttttcttttacaaatGACAATATTCAACTTAAGATATCAATCACTTTTTTCAGTAACTCCAACGTCATTTGAGTTATAAGTAAGGCCCACGTTTGATAATTATGCATTATGTTGATGCGTGAAATTCGCTACCAATTAGATTGCGTCCAACTCAATCAACCCTTTCTCAAAAGTGGACATGGTTCTGAAGTCGCATTTCTGTATGTCTCAAGTACGGTGGCTATGCCTATGGTATAACTCCGATCTCATGAAAAGAAAACGTGAATGGGTCACTGAAGAGGTGATGGGTTCACCGACCACCCTCTAACAATCTTTTTCCCTCGAAGGAGTCTTATAAAAGTATTGTTCTCAAGTATGGAGAAGTATTCCCTTTTATCTAGGGAAGATGAGACCTCTCAATTCTCTTTTTTGGATGTGTGACTCAAGAGAGGTTGATAACATGGCATCATTTTATTGGGCGATCGTTGATAGACTTACGTATCGGTGATAGACTTACGTATATGTgccctttcttttttaggaAATAGGCGTCAGTGGGATATGACGTGGGCCCATTCTAGCGCTTCATCTTCCCACGTGCGGGCTTCTTGGGAGAGGTGTTTGGATTAGTGCAATGGGTCATGGCATTGTGGACTTTGGATGGGCCTGGGCTGCCTCCCTTTACCTCATTTGGGCCTCTTTAGGCGTGAGGTAAGGTTGGTATATTCTATTAGAGCAACTTCACCCATAAGGGCTAAGTATAAGgtaagggcaagcaagggctgtcactattcacatgaatagtggcagccttgccatttgtgaTTCCACCCATGagggctaagtctagggcaagtctaaggcaaatattattcattgtactttatttcttatttttttaaatactttaaaccattaattttgataatcttttgtaattaaattttcggataatatttttggttgtcacgtgtccattatttttcagaaaagattttcggatgagaatctcgattgccacgtgtcttattccagataaaattttcggatattcattaaaaaaaattataatctcagatttcagataacaTTTTCACTCTCTAAAATTGTACCgcgtgtcccatgtcagataagattttcagatatttaaaaaaaaattataatctcatatttcagataagattttcaggtatttaaaagaaattgtatgaagatttagtgtggaaagtaaataaaatggttaggtatttataggaaaaaaatactaaattttttggtatttttttttcaatttttttagccaaaaaaatgaGGACCGTcggatttctgaaaaaaaatccATCGGAGAAGCCCGGTTGCGACACGTGTCACCCCCTCGGGCTGAAGCCCACGCGAGAATtgcccttgggcctgcccgggTTGGTGGGACCCACTGATTGCCCGGGCTCAATCTTGCGCGCTGGACGACTTTGGGCTTGCAAGGGCAGCCTTTTGCCCGGTTTGGA
Proteins encoded in this window:
- the LOC18766534 gene encoding uncharacterized protein At4g06744 gives rise to the protein MGSFFLLINRFLHALLIIILPCFCTSVICTNFESPAQLSSLLPPLPPLPLIPALPPIIPELLNFTDQRLALVYPIINAFKNTITSDPLGITQTWVGSDICTYKGFYCDRPPDNQSAFALASIDFNGFQLSAPSIDGFIDQLPDLALFHANSNNFSGIISPKIANLKYLYELDISNNNFFGPFPTAVLTMNNLSFLDIRFNSFTGSVPPQIFKKTLDVLFINNNKFIQKLPDNLGATPARYLTLANNKFTGPIPKSIGSASSTLIEALLMNNLITGCIPYELGFLKDATLFDAGNNQLTGPLPCSLGCLEKIEQLNFAGNFLYGKVPEVVCELGNLANLSLSNNYFTMVGPICRKLIKSGVLDLRKNCIRDLADQRSVEECASFSSHPRSCLHPESFSFMPCKVPPKAKEHLDSYAAPSRHRLM